A single Halobellus ruber DNA region contains:
- a CDS encoding 6-hydroxymethylpterin diphosphokinase MptE-like protein translates to MRFQSWEPVYESILADFGYPREGDERARDAIATYATPFDFDRLAAAGDVVAVVGAAPSLPEEVDRVGDADLVFAASTAADVVREAGLAVDLHVTDLDKNPETARDLTATGVPVAAHAHGDNLDLVEEWLPRLDASETVATTQASPVDAVYNFGGFTDGDRAAFLADELGAAELRFVGWDFDDPGVGAEKARKLRWAERLLHLLERRRAERFRVLDGRRDAIDPIPMPES, encoded by the coding sequence ATGAGATTTCAATCCTGGGAGCCGGTCTACGAGTCGATCCTCGCGGACTTCGGCTACCCCCGCGAGGGCGACGAACGCGCCCGCGACGCCATCGCAACGTATGCGACCCCGTTCGACTTCGACCGCCTCGCTGCCGCCGGCGACGTCGTCGCGGTAGTGGGCGCTGCCCCGTCGCTTCCGGAGGAAGTCGACCGCGTCGGTGACGCGGATCTGGTGTTTGCGGCGTCGACGGCCGCCGACGTGGTCCGAGAGGCCGGGTTGGCGGTGGACCTCCACGTCACCGACCTCGACAAGAACCCCGAGACGGCGCGGGACCTGACCGCGACCGGCGTCCCGGTGGCGGCCCACGCCCACGGCGACAACCTCGATCTGGTGGAGGAGTGGCTGCCGCGGCTCGACGCGTCGGAGACGGTCGCGACAACGCAGGCCTCCCCGGTCGACGCCGTGTACAACTTCGGCGGGTTCACCGACGGCGATCGGGCGGCGTTCCTCGCCGACGAACTCGGCGCGGCGGAACTCCGATTCGTCGGGTGGGACTTCGACGACCCCGGGGTCGGCGCCGAAAAGGCCCGGAAGCTCCGGTGGGCCGAGCGCCTGCTTCACCTGCTCGAACGCCGACGAGCCGAGCGATTCCGCGTTCTCGACGGCCGGCGGGACGCCATCGACCCGATCCCGATGCCCGAGAGCTGA
- a CDS encoding cryptochrome/photolyase family protein encodes MQIHWHRDDLRAADNRGLAAAADAAAGTDGASGTAPSGGVLPVFVLDDGVLEYAGDARVRFMLDALDSLRAWYRDHGSDLLVVRGDPASILSALAREHDADRVVWNKGYSGFARDRDDRVRDALDDEGVEYDSFHDAIFHEPGSITTNAGDPYSVFTYFGRKWLDRPKADPVDAPDASALADVDGDPLPAIEELGFAAPDADVETAGTDAARDRLDTFCADGIFRYDEDRDYPTRGAVSRLSAHLAWGTIGIREVYAATEAAMERAENGGADVAGFTPEEQVDSVEEFQSQLAWREFYTHVLYFNPEVVTENYKEYEHDIEWRDDPEELRAWKRGETGYPIVDAGMRQLLDEAYMHNRVRMIVASFLTKDLRIDWRAGYDHFRTHLVDHDTANDNGGWQWAASTGTDAQPYFRIFNPMSQGERYDPDAEYITQYVPELRGVDADTIHEWHELSPVERAQVDTDYPAPIVDHSERREEALSMFEAARGDD; translated from the coding sequence ATGCAGATTCACTGGCACCGCGACGACCTCCGGGCGGCCGACAACCGAGGCCTCGCGGCGGCAGCGGACGCGGCCGCGGGAACGGACGGGGCGTCGGGGACGGCGCCCTCGGGCGGGGTGCTCCCGGTGTTCGTCCTCGACGACGGCGTCCTCGAGTACGCCGGCGACGCGCGTGTCCGGTTTATGCTGGACGCGCTCGACTCGCTGCGCGCGTGGTATCGCGACCACGGGTCGGACCTGCTCGTCGTCCGCGGCGACCCCGCGTCGATCCTGTCCGCCCTCGCCCGGGAGCACGACGCCGACCGGGTAGTCTGGAACAAGGGCTACTCCGGATTCGCACGCGACCGCGACGACCGGGTGCGCGACGCGCTCGACGACGAAGGCGTCGAATACGACTCCTTCCACGACGCCATCTTCCACGAACCCGGGTCGATCACGACCAACGCGGGCGATCCCTACTCGGTGTTCACGTACTTCGGGCGGAAGTGGCTGGACCGCCCGAAGGCCGATCCGGTCGACGCCCCCGATGCCTCGGCGCTAGCGGATGTCGACGGCGATCCGCTTCCGGCTATCGAGGAGTTGGGGTTCGCTGCTCCCGACGCCGACGTGGAGACGGCAGGGACCGACGCGGCGAGAGACCGGCTCGATACGTTCTGCGCCGACGGGATCTTCCGGTACGACGAGGACCGCGACTACCCCACGCGCGGGGCGGTCTCCCGGCTCTCCGCACACCTGGCGTGGGGGACCATCGGCATCCGCGAGGTGTACGCGGCGACCGAGGCTGCGATGGAACGCGCCGAGAACGGCGGCGCCGACGTGGCCGGGTTCACGCCCGAGGAGCAGGTCGACTCCGTCGAGGAGTTCCAGTCCCAGTTGGCGTGGCGGGAGTTCTACACCCACGTGCTGTACTTCAACCCGGAGGTCGTCACGGAGAACTACAAGGAGTACGAACACGACATCGAGTGGCGCGACGACCCCGAGGAGCTCCGGGCGTGGAAGCGCGGCGAGACCGGCTACCCCATCGTCGACGCCGGGATGCGACAGCTCTTGGACGAAGCGTACATGCACAACCGCGTCCGGATGATCGTCGCCTCCTTCCTCACGAAGGACCTCCGGATCGACTGGCGGGCGGGCTACGATCATTTCCGGACGCACCTCGTGGACCACGACACCGCAAACGACAACGGCGGGTGGCAGTGGGCGGCGTCCACCGGCACCGACGCCCAGCCGTACTTCCGGATCTTCAACCCGATGAGTCAGGGCGAACGCTACGATCCGGACGCCGAGTACATCACACAGTACGTCCCGGAACTCCGGGGCGTCGACGCCGACACCATCCACGAGTGGCACGAGCTCTCGCCGGTCGAACGGGCGCAGGTCGACACCGACTACCCGGCGCCGATCGTCGACCACAGCGAGCGTCGGGAGGAGGCGCTGTCGATGTTCGAGGCCGCCCGCGGCGACGATTGA